In one Tessaracoccus palaemonis genomic region, the following are encoded:
- a CDS encoding YbaK/EbsC family protein, with product MTAHLPERSRLVAKAVLDAGLDLEVRELSASTRTAREAADALGCDVGAIASSLLFLADGEPLLVMTSGAHRVDTSVLAVEVGATSIAMANAARVREVTGQAIGGVAPVGHPAPVRTVVDGSLADHEVVWTAAGTPHTLMPMTYDELLRLTGGEVVRVA from the coding sequence ATGACCGCACACCTGCCCGAGCGCAGCCGACTCGTCGCGAAGGCGGTCCTCGACGCCGGCCTCGATCTGGAGGTCCGTGAGCTGTCTGCCTCCACGCGCACCGCGCGCGAGGCCGCCGACGCGCTCGGCTGCGACGTCGGGGCCATCGCCAGTTCGCTGCTATTCCTCGCCGACGGCGAACCGCTGCTCGTGATGACGAGCGGCGCGCACCGGGTCGACACGAGCGTCCTCGCCGTCGAGGTCGGGGCGACGAGCATTGCCATGGCGAACGCCGCGCGCGTGCGCGAGGTGACCGGTCAGGCCATCGGCGGCGTGGCGCCCGTCGGGCATCCGGCTCCGGTGCGGACCGTCGTTGACGGGTCACTGGCCGACCACGAGGTCGTCTGGACCGCCGCGGGCACTCCGCACACGCTGATGCCGATGACCTACGACGAGCTCCTCCGCCTCACCGGAGGCGAGGTCGTGCGGGTCGCCTGA
- a CDS encoding FMN-binding negative transcriptional regulator has translation MDPASYVYIPASQEVDEKECRALLEEVGAALWITADGDEIPCATLLPTLWRGNTLTAHASGHNEQFARIDGEMPCRVVVQGPNSYISPRWLPSVQSSENGGAARGRAEGRGVGTWNYQQVQIAGMLRVHRDTDRLRDEMTTLAEDFDEKRITDGCPADAHRGPWTHDEAPTAYYEAMLHGVVGLELRVTEVKGRFKLGQNRTEQDRSGASAGLRERGRGQDLAVADAMDDATPLYEA, from the coding sequence ATGGATCCCGCGAGCTACGTCTACATCCCCGCCAGCCAGGAGGTCGACGAGAAGGAGTGCCGCGCCCTGCTCGAGGAGGTCGGCGCCGCGCTGTGGATCACGGCCGACGGCGACGAGATCCCCTGCGCGACGCTGCTGCCGACGCTGTGGCGCGGCAACACCCTGACCGCCCACGCGTCCGGGCACAACGAGCAGTTCGCGAGGATCGACGGCGAGATGCCGTGCCGCGTCGTGGTCCAGGGCCCGAACAGCTACATCTCGCCGCGCTGGCTGCCGAGTGTGCAGTCGAGCGAGAACGGCGGCGCCGCGCGCGGCCGCGCGGAGGGTCGCGGTGTCGGGACGTGGAACTACCAGCAGGTGCAGATCGCCGGGATGCTCCGCGTCCACCGCGACACCGACCGACTGCGCGACGAGATGACGACGCTCGCCGAGGACTTCGACGAGAAGCGCATCACCGACGGCTGCCCCGCCGACGCGCACCGCGGCCCGTGGACCCACGACGAGGCCCCGACCGCCTACTACGAGGCCATGCTGCACGGCGTCGTCGGGCTGGAGCTGCGCGTCACGGAGGTGAAGGGCCGCTTCAAGCTGGGCCAGAACCGCACGGAGCAGGACCGCTCGGGTGCCTCGGCGGGGCTGCGCGAGCGCGGCCGCGGCCAGGACCTCGCCGTCGCCGACGCCATGGACGACGCCACCCCGCTCTACGAGGCGTAG
- the murJ gene encoding murein biosynthesis integral membrane protein MurJ codes for MSQVSSTKKLLSASAFMAAGTMISRVLGVVRVMMVAFILGNGTRQADMLNIATMVPNALYILLAGGALNTVLVPQIVRAIKNDDDGGEAYTNRIMTAFMIAVTAVAVIITAAAPLVTQLYTSADWRVEELSSQYAAMVALTYLTLPQIFFYGAFFLFGQILNARDKFGPMMWAPITNNVISILTMGVYFVVWGNGDDHSQAFTTAQILVLGIGSTLGIAAQLITLLPFIRRVGFKLRPRFDLKGTGLGKTFSLTKWTFGFVAVNQVALMLVNQLATSATATGHGAGATVYSNAHLLWILPHSLITVSLATAMLPNASRLAASGDSAGVAQEFTKTIRLSLIAIVPATVAFMSLSGPMAMLLFGHGTGSEDASWIAWTLMGFAIGLIPYTVQFVCLRTFYALEDTRTPFMLQIIIAGTNMLGAWVLVWVVTDPGWVAAALATAFSLAYLIGVFFSWQALKKRIPDLDGGQLVLHIVRLLLGSSIGGVAAYFLTDPIINLIPSAVVGDIVALIVGGVLILAAYLLIAKALHVRELANLGELVRTRFGRRGTGDSASEEDANELSAREQLFDDQLPTLIQPAIVDESPRRGADDVPDFDPPTVIRTRPAMTTHTFEGTEAGPATAPMAAVTEPAPPADDEGFDLDSVFRPAEEPEPEAEAEAEATQRIATVGTLLQTRYELEELLTTRLGTESWRAHDQVLSRDVVVHVVAPGDARITSLLAAARKGAAATDSRFLRVLDADEIVDPTAGIGAYVVAEFAPGRTLGELLRGGPLSAIEAAFVARELGDALVGVHAQGLFHEQINPESVIITTVGAVRLVGFGIDATLAADERPVSWSDRESADVVGLGRLLYAMLVSHWPGDDEFGLPAAPIIAGETAPAHTVQVGVSPALDRICSATITERGAAGERRITTAAQFVTALVQVLGSADASADLEARVRSWAPAAPSWTAASGQRPDLALSLAPGGSATRSAASGSSSGEAAGATLGAARDATDAGFPGGPTGQLSRLDRLAAGSDAAGDQDPAEGDAGMAARREPESRRGLWIVLILATAALVISLIVVGMNSIRDNAADPAASASAGGTASPEQSGATEPIAIASARDFDPEADGGNGEENPGEVAAVIDGDPATSWQTMRYLNRPNLGGLKPGVGIVLDLGEEQQVASVELQLTGGTTTVELRVPNGSEASMRTSANWNVVATDKVKGSGTIELDEPVSTRYLLVYFTNLPKVDGGYRAEVNEITVR; via the coding sequence GTGAGCCAGGTCAGCAGCACGAAGAAACTCCTGTCGGCCAGCGCCTTCATGGCCGCGGGCACCATGATCTCGCGCGTCCTCGGCGTCGTCCGCGTCATGATGGTCGCGTTCATCCTCGGCAACGGCACCCGCCAGGCCGACATGCTCAACATCGCCACGATGGTGCCCAACGCGCTCTACATCCTGCTGGCGGGCGGGGCGCTGAACACGGTCCTCGTGCCGCAGATCGTCAGGGCCATCAAGAACGACGACGACGGCGGCGAGGCGTACACCAACCGCATCATGACGGCCTTCATGATCGCCGTGACGGCCGTGGCGGTCATCATCACGGCGGCCGCGCCGCTCGTCACGCAGCTGTACACGTCGGCAGACTGGCGCGTCGAGGAGCTCTCGTCGCAGTACGCGGCGATGGTCGCGCTGACCTACCTGACGCTGCCGCAGATCTTCTTCTACGGCGCGTTCTTCCTGTTCGGCCAGATCCTCAACGCGCGCGACAAGTTCGGCCCGATGATGTGGGCACCCATCACGAACAACGTGATCTCCATCCTCACGATGGGCGTCTACTTCGTCGTCTGGGGCAACGGCGACGACCACTCCCAGGCCTTCACCACCGCGCAGATCCTGGTGCTCGGCATCGGCTCGACGCTCGGCATCGCCGCCCAGCTCATCACCCTGCTGCCGTTCATCCGACGCGTCGGGTTCAAGCTGCGGCCCCGCTTCGACCTGAAGGGGACGGGGCTGGGGAAGACGTTCTCGCTGACCAAGTGGACGTTCGGCTTCGTCGCGGTGAACCAGGTCGCCCTGATGCTGGTCAACCAGCTGGCCACGTCGGCGACCGCCACCGGGCACGGCGCCGGCGCGACGGTGTACTCCAACGCCCACCTCCTGTGGATCCTGCCGCACTCGCTCATCACCGTCTCGCTGGCCACCGCGATGCTCCCCAACGCCTCGCGGCTGGCGGCCAGCGGTGACAGCGCCGGCGTCGCGCAGGAGTTCACCAAGACCATCCGGCTCTCGCTGATCGCGATCGTGCCCGCCACCGTCGCGTTCATGTCGCTCTCCGGCCCGATGGCGATGCTCCTGTTCGGGCACGGCACCGGCTCCGAGGACGCCAGCTGGATCGCCTGGACCCTCATGGGCTTCGCGATCGGTCTGATCCCCTACACGGTGCAGTTCGTCTGCCTCCGCACGTTTTACGCGCTGGAGGACACCCGGACGCCCTTCATGCTGCAGATCATCATCGCGGGCACCAACATGCTCGGCGCCTGGGTGCTCGTCTGGGTGGTCACCGACCCGGGCTGGGTCGCCGCGGCGCTCGCCACGGCCTTCTCGCTCGCATACCTGATCGGTGTGTTCTTCTCGTGGCAGGCGCTCAAGAAGCGGATCCCCGACCTCGACGGCGGCCAGCTGGTCCTCCACATCGTGCGGCTGCTGCTCGGATCCTCCATCGGCGGCGTCGCCGCGTACTTCCTGACGGACCCGATCATCAACCTGATCCCGAGCGCCGTGGTCGGCGACATCGTCGCGCTGATCGTCGGCGGGGTGCTGATCCTCGCGGCCTACCTGCTGATCGCCAAGGCCCTGCACGTGCGCGAGCTTGCCAACCTCGGTGAGCTGGTCCGCACCCGATTCGGCCGCCGCGGCACCGGGGACTCCGCCTCCGAGGAGGACGCGAACGAGCTCTCCGCCCGCGAGCAGCTGTTCGACGACCAGCTGCCGACGCTCATCCAGCCGGCGATCGTCGACGAGTCCCCGCGCCGGGGAGCCGATGACGTCCCCGACTTCGATCCGCCCACGGTCATCCGCACCAGGCCTGCGATGACCACGCACACGTTCGAGGGCACCGAGGCCGGGCCGGCGACCGCGCCCATGGCCGCCGTGACCGAACCCGCCCCGCCTGCCGACGACGAGGGCTTCGACCTCGACTCGGTGTTCCGGCCCGCGGAGGAGCCCGAACCGGAGGCGGAGGCGGAGGCGGAGGCGACGCAGCGCATCGCCACCGTCGGCACGCTGCTGCAGACCCGCTACGAGCTGGAGGAGCTGCTCACCACGCGTCTCGGGACGGAGTCCTGGCGGGCTCACGACCAGGTGTTGTCGCGCGACGTCGTCGTGCACGTCGTCGCACCGGGCGATGCGCGCATCACGTCCCTGCTGGCGGCGGCCCGCAAGGGCGCCGCCGCCACCGACTCGCGGTTCCTGCGCGTCCTGGACGCGGACGAGATCGTGGATCCCACCGCCGGCATCGGCGCCTACGTCGTGGCGGAGTTCGCCCCAGGCCGCACGCTGGGCGAACTGCTGAGGGGAGGACCGCTGAGCGCCATCGAAGCGGCCTTCGTAGCCCGCGAGCTGGGCGACGCCCTGGTCGGCGTACACGCTCAGGGCCTCTTCCACGAGCAGATCAACCCGGAGTCGGTCATCATCACGACCGTCGGCGCAGTCCGGCTCGTCGGCTTCGGCATCGACGCGACGCTGGCGGCGGATGAGCGTCCGGTCTCCTGGTCGGACCGCGAGTCCGCGGACGTCGTCGGCCTCGGCAGGCTCCTCTACGCGATGCTGGTCAGTCACTGGCCGGGGGACGACGAGTTCGGGCTTCCTGCCGCGCCGATCATCGCCGGCGAGACCGCGCCCGCGCACACCGTGCAGGTGGGTGTCTCCCCCGCCCTCGACCGCATCTGCAGCGCCACGATCACAGAGCGGGGGGCCGCCGGGGAACGGAGGATCACCACCGCCGCGCAGTTCGTCACGGCCCTCGTCCAGGTGCTCGGCTCCGCCGACGCGTCGGCGGACCTCGAGGCCCGCGTCCGCTCCTGGGCACCCGCAGCACCGTCGTGGACCGCGGCCTCCGGTCAGCGGCCCGACCTGGCGCTCTCGCTGGCCCCCGGCGGTTCGGCGACACGCTCAGCGGCTTCCGGCTCCTCGAGCGGCGAGGCCGCCGGAGCCACTCTCGGCGCCGCTCGAGATGCGACGGACGCCGGCTTCCCAGGGGGCCCCACCGGCCAGCTGAGCCGACTCGACCGTCTGGCGGCAGGCAGCGACGCGGCCGGCGACCAGGACCCGGCCGAAGGCGATGCGGGGATGGCCGCGCGGCGCGAGCCGGAATCCCGCCGCGGCCTGTGGATCGTGCTGATCCTCGCCACGGCGGCGCTCGTCATCTCGCTGATCGTCGTCGGCATGAACAGCATCCGCGACAATGCCGCCGACCCAGCGGCATCCGCATCCGCGGGCGGCACCGCCTCGCCGGAGCAGTCCGGAGCCACCGAACCCATCGCGATCGCCTCCGCAAGGGACTTCGATCCCGAGGCGGACGGCGGCAACGGCGAGGAGAACCCGGGCGAGGTCGCAGCCGTCATCGACGGCGACCCGGCGACCAGCTGGCAGACCATGCGCTACCTCAACCGGCCGAACCTCGGCGGGTTGAAGCCGGGCGTCGGCATCGTGCTCGACCTGGGTGAGGAGCAGCAGGTGGCATCGGTCGAGCTGCAGCTGACGGGCGGCACGACCACCGTCGAGCTGCGGGTGCCGAACGGCTCGGAGGCGTCGATGCGCACGTCGGCCAACTGGAACGTCGTCGCGACGGACAAGGTCAAGGGCTCGGGAACGATCGAGCTCGACGAGCCCGTCTCGACCCGGTACCTGCTCGTCTACTTCACCAATCTCCCCAAGGTCGACGGCGGCTACCGTGCCGAGGTCAACGAGATCACCGTCCGCTGA
- a CDS encoding DUF6049 family protein: MISSRLLRAALAAALFAVTLVSASVRPALAAGEYLDVTISSVSTATIDLTDPDQVITLKGTVTNVSTVPIRFANVHFWRSPTPLASSAAVTAALEAPPAGERLNQSEDNYFTISQEDEFGPGERVDFTVSGTVAQLTDEGTPLTATDVVYLIGVQVRGLPNDATGRSVVGRDAIAMAATGQSVESSSVVLLTATPTWTTDGTFIDDSLEDELGGRLETLLGSASRTDVVTALDPALYDAAQKMSGTHTVGEDEESGSGVALRWVRRVDELIAAGSVWRLPYGNPDLVRAAASGALAPTLEAAASATPEALLGLPSVAVLTAGADESMLADLSDIDTVIVDGGSGSQAGAPNVIMAASQAELGGLEEGVQLARQVADDLVADRTPLYLISTAAEARRDAELDHLRTRTVPTTMPQSALVWPTDTTVAAWSDVADALHDARGNAGLIGDLSGTEPAGIDSLFATAFSADFATQADALAWTRTNAPERVSNDAVTLRAAASFVMGSRTNTFPATLTNTLAVPVTVDVRFTSDSPQRIRVPDLAGVTVQPGEALTLEVVPEASSNGVSLVHAQVTSTGGVPIGAPVTIEITATNFGRVGWIIIVVSGAVVLGGTAWRIRTVRRERARAESEGVQP; this comes from the coding sequence GTGATTTCCTCCCGGTTGCTGCGCGCAGCCCTCGCCGCCGCGCTGTTCGCCGTGACCCTCGTCAGCGCCTCCGTGCGCCCGGCCCTCGCCGCCGGCGAGTACCTCGACGTCACCATCTCCTCGGTCTCGACGGCGACGATCGACCTCACGGACCCGGACCAGGTCATCACGCTGAAGGGCACGGTCACCAACGTCTCCACGGTGCCGATCCGCTTCGCCAACGTGCACTTCTGGCGTTCCCCCACGCCACTGGCCAGCAGCGCGGCCGTCACCGCGGCGCTCGAGGCGCCGCCCGCGGGCGAACGCCTGAACCAGAGCGAGGACAACTACTTCACCATCTCGCAGGAGGACGAGTTCGGGCCGGGCGAGCGAGTGGACTTCACCGTCAGCGGCACCGTCGCCCAGCTGACGGATGAGGGCACGCCGCTGACCGCCACCGATGTGGTGTACCTGATCGGCGTCCAGGTCCGTGGGCTGCCCAACGACGCGACCGGCCGCAGCGTCGTCGGCCGCGACGCCATCGCGATGGCCGCCACCGGCCAGAGCGTCGAGTCCTCGTCGGTGGTGCTGCTGACCGCCACGCCGACGTGGACGACCGACGGCACCTTCATCGACGACTCCCTCGAGGACGAGCTCGGCGGGCGACTCGAGACGCTGCTCGGCAGCGCGAGCCGCACCGACGTCGTGACCGCCCTCGACCCGGCCCTCTACGATGCGGCCCAGAAGATGTCCGGCACCCACACCGTCGGGGAGGATGAGGAGTCGGGCAGCGGGGTCGCGCTGCGCTGGGTGCGTCGGGTCGACGAGCTGATTGCGGCGGGCTCCGTCTGGCGGCTGCCCTACGGCAACCCCGACCTGGTCCGCGCGGCGGCCAGCGGCGCGCTCGCCCCGACGCTCGAAGCGGCCGCGTCCGCCACCCCTGAGGCGCTGCTCGGTCTGCCGAGCGTCGCCGTCCTCACGGCCGGGGCCGACGAGTCGATGCTGGCGGACCTCAGCGACATCGACACCGTGATCGTCGACGGAGGCTCCGGCTCACAGGCAGGCGCACCCAACGTCATCATGGCCGCGTCGCAGGCTGAGCTCGGCGGCCTCGAGGAGGGCGTGCAACTCGCGAGACAGGTGGCCGACGACCTGGTCGCCGACCGCACCCCCCTCTACCTGATCAGCACGGCCGCCGAGGCGAGGCGCGATGCCGAACTCGACCACCTGCGCACCCGCACCGTCCCCACGACCATGCCGCAGTCCGCGCTGGTCTGGCCGACGGACACCACGGTGGCTGCCTGGAGCGACGTCGCCGATGCCCTGCACGATGCCCGCGGCAACGCCGGGCTGATCGGCGACCTGAGCGGAACAGAGCCCGCAGGGATCGACTCCCTCTTCGCGACCGCCTTCAGCGCCGACTTCGCCACGCAGGCGGACGCGCTGGCCTGGACAAGGACGAACGCCCCCGAACGCGTCTCGAACGACGCCGTCACCCTGCGCGCGGCGGCGTCCTTCGTGATGGGTTCGCGCACCAACACCTTCCCGGCCACGCTGACCAATACGCTCGCCGTCCCCGTCACCGTGGACGTGCGCTTCACGTCGGACTCGCCCCAGCGCATCCGCGTGCCCGACCTGGCGGGCGTCACCGTCCAGCCGGGCGAGGCCCTGACGCTCGAGGTCGTGCCCGAGGCCTCCTCCAACGGCGTCTCGCTGGTCCACGCCCAGGTGACAAGCACCGGAGGGGTCCCGATCGGCGCTCCGGTGACCATCGAGATCACGGCGACGAACTTCGGGCGTGTCGGCTGGATCATCATCGTCGTCTCGGGTGCAGTGGTACTCGGCGGCACCGCGTGGCGGATCCGCACCGTCCGGCGCGAGCGCGCCAGGGCGGAGTCCGAGGGGGTCCAGCCGTGA
- a CDS encoding FadR/GntR family transcriptional regulator, whose product MRIDVDPTGEAAGPGDLLHEGVTRTLGIEIIDGVWEIGQPRTLEDIQGRFNVSRTVAREAARQLETMGLVRTRRRHGLVAQQKSLWHVLDSSLIDLRLHSTRREEQLRSLTHLRLAVEPAAAEGAARNGDVHARARLMPLASEMRRLGEAGELTEFLQVDIDFHRTILALSGNELFAALSDVVAVVLTGRTELGLMPPRPQPEALAGHEAVAEAIFRGDPATARSAMQAILDEVRDAVVLPGSPT is encoded by the coding sequence ATGAGAATCGACGTCGATCCGACCGGTGAAGCCGCGGGCCCCGGAGACCTCCTGCATGAGGGGGTCACCCGCACGCTGGGCATCGAGATCATCGACGGCGTCTGGGAGATCGGCCAGCCCCGGACGCTGGAGGACATCCAGGGCCGGTTCAATGTCTCCCGCACGGTCGCGCGCGAGGCGGCACGCCAGCTCGAGACGATGGGCCTGGTGCGGACTCGCCGACGGCACGGGCTGGTCGCGCAGCAGAAGTCCCTGTGGCACGTGCTCGACTCCTCACTCATCGATCTGCGGCTCCACTCCACGCGACGCGAGGAGCAGCTCCGCTCCCTCACCCATCTGCGCCTGGCCGTCGAGCCCGCAGCGGCGGAAGGCGCGGCCCGCAACGGCGACGTCCACGCCCGTGCGCGGCTGATGCCCCTGGCCTCGGAGATGCGCAGGCTCGGCGAGGCGGGCGAGCTGACCGAGTTCCTCCAGGTGGACATCGACTTCCACCGCACGATCCTGGCGCTGAGCGGCAACGAGCTGTTCGCCGCGCTGAGCGACGTCGTCGCCGTCGTGCTGACCGGCCGCACGGAACTCGGCCTGATGCCCCCGCGCCCACAGCCCGAGGCCCTCGCCGGGCACGAGGCCGTGGCCGAGGCGATCTTCCGCGGAGACCCGGCGACCGCGCGCTCCGCGATGCAGGCCATCCTCGACGAGGTGCGCGACGCCGTCGTTCTCCCGGGGTCGCCCACCTGA
- a CDS encoding gluconokinase — MTDTDHRSIHLVLMGVAGSGKTTILHALADRLGWSVAEGDAFHPEANVAKMQAGHPLTDEDRWPWLERIVTWTDVEDAAGRDTLVTCSALRRVYRDKLREAPGRTICVHLAGAEKLIAERMAARAGHFMPTSLLPSQIATLEPLGDDEDGIVVDVNQTTEEITDEIVSRLHLVAANYHTHH; from the coding sequence ATGACGGATACAGACCACCGGAGCATCCACCTGGTCCTCATGGGCGTCGCGGGCTCCGGGAAGACCACGATCCTGCACGCGCTGGCAGACCGGCTCGGCTGGTCGGTGGCGGAGGGCGACGCCTTCCACCCCGAGGCGAACGTCGCCAAGATGCAAGCCGGGCACCCGCTCACCGACGAGGACCGCTGGCCCTGGCTGGAGCGGATCGTGACGTGGACCGACGTCGAGGACGCCGCGGGCAGGGACACGCTCGTCACCTGCTCCGCGCTGCGCCGCGTCTACCGCGACAAGCTCCGCGAGGCTCCCGGCCGCACGATCTGCGTGCACCTGGCCGGGGCCGAGAAGCTGATCGCCGAGCGGATGGCCGCCCGCGCGGGGCACTTCATGCCCACCTCGCTGCTGCCGTCGCAGATCGCGACGCTCGAACCCCTTGGCGACGACGAGGACGGCATTGTCGTCGACGTCAACCAGACCACAGAGGAGATCACCGACGAGATCGTCTCGCGGCTGCACCTCGTCGCTGCCAACTACCACACCCACCACTGA
- a CDS encoding GntP family permease — protein sequence MTTQLVLAALAGIAVIVALIVWLKIHPFLALMAGAGTMAIAAGTPYQDLFSSFTTGLGDTIAGVGLLIVLGSIIGTLLVHSGGADVIVDTILAKTPVKRLPWAMALIAFVVGIPLFFEVGVVILIPVVMFAAHRAKLPVILLGIPALAGLSALHGLVPPHPGPLIAIDALGANLGLTLGFGLLVAIPCVAISGPILGRVMAKWVPIPARENFLGEVDTDAPDGRRPSFAAALIVVLLPVVLMLARTVVEMAGSEESGLGQAVVFVGTPLIALTITTVVAMFLLGYTLGRTLKQVSDTVGSSFAPIASILLIVAAGGGFKQTLVDSGIADVIASGIVQASIPVILAGWIVSALIRVATGSATVATITASGIMAPLATDLTSPHLALLVLAIGSGSVFLSHVNDAGFWLVKEYFGMTVGQTFKTWSLMETVLSVTGLASVMLLSLAF from the coding sequence ATGACCACTCAGCTCGTTCTCGCGGCCCTGGCAGGTATCGCCGTCATCGTCGCGCTCATCGTCTGGCTCAAGATCCATCCCTTCCTGGCGCTGATGGCCGGCGCCGGCACGATGGCCATCGCGGCCGGAACCCCCTACCAGGACCTGTTCTCCTCCTTCACGACGGGACTCGGCGACACCATCGCGGGCGTCGGCCTGCTCATCGTGCTCGGCTCGATCATCGGCACACTGCTCGTCCACTCGGGCGGCGCCGATGTGATCGTCGACACCATCCTCGCGAAGACCCCCGTGAAGCGGCTGCCATGGGCCATGGCGCTCATCGCCTTCGTCGTCGGCATCCCGCTGTTCTTCGAGGTCGGCGTCGTGATCCTGATCCCCGTCGTGATGTTCGCCGCGCATCGCGCCAAGCTGCCCGTGATCCTGCTCGGCATCCCCGCGCTCGCCGGCCTCTCCGCGCTGCACGGCCTCGTGCCCCCGCACCCCGGACCCCTGATCGCGATCGACGCGCTGGGCGCCAACCTCGGCCTCACGCTGGGCTTCGGCCTGCTCGTCGCCATCCCCTGCGTCGCGATCTCCGGCCCGATCCTCGGCCGCGTGATGGCGAAGTGGGTCCCGATCCCGGCCCGCGAGAACTTCCTCGGCGAGGTCGACACGGATGCCCCCGACGGCCGCAGGCCCTCCTTCGCCGCGGCGCTGATCGTCGTCCTGCTTCCCGTGGTCCTCATGCTCGCCCGCACCGTCGTGGAGATGGCGGGCTCCGAGGAGTCCGGGCTCGGCCAGGCCGTCGTGTTCGTCGGCACGCCGCTGATCGCGCTGACCATCACCACCGTCGTCGCGATGTTTCTCCTGGGCTACACGTTGGGCCGCACCCTGAAGCAGGTCTCCGACACCGTCGGCTCCTCCTTCGCGCCGATCGCCAGCATCCTGCTGATCGTCGCGGCGGGCGGCGGCTTCAAGCAGACGCTGGTCGACTCCGGCATCGCCGACGTCATCGCGTCGGGCATCGTGCAGGCCTCCATCCCCGTGATCCTGGCCGGCTGGATCGTCTCGGCGCTCATCCGCGTCGCGACGGGCTCCGCGACCGTCGCGACCATCACGGCCTCGGGCATCATGGCCCCGCTGGCGACCGACCTCACCTCCCCGCACCTTGCGCTGCTCGTGCTGGCCATCGGCTCCGGCTCGGTGTTCCTCTCCCACGTCAACGACGCGGGCTTCTGGCTGGTCAAGGAGTACTTCGGCATGACGGTGGGCCAGACGTTCAAGACCTGGTCGCTGATGGAGACCGTGCTGTCCGTCACGGGCCTCGCCTCGGTGATGCTCCTCTCGCTCGCTTTCTGA
- the gnd gene encoding phosphogluconate dehydrogenase (NAD(+)-dependent, decarboxylating) yields MQLGMIGLGRMGANLARRLLRAGHEVVAYDVNAESVAELAADGAVGASSLADLVARLAPQRTVWIMIPAGFVDGTLDGLVGLLDAGDTVIDGGNSYYRDDLGRAARLGELGVDYVDVGTSGGVWGLERGYCLMIGGPDATVRRLDPLWRALAPGAGEAEPTAGRGEPAGRTAQDGYLHCGPTGAGHFVKMVHNGIEYGMMASIAEGMAILAGADAGLTDHVVDAETAPLRDPENYRYRFDLGEVAEVWRRGSVVGSWLMDLTASALAADPDLTGFSGRVSDSGEGRWTVLAAVEEGVPTPVISAALTSRFASRGLDEVASKILSAQRAQFGGHDERKHLG; encoded by the coding sequence ATGCAGTTGGGAATGATCGGGCTCGGCCGGATGGGCGCGAACCTCGCAAGGCGCCTGCTGCGCGCCGGCCACGAGGTCGTCGCCTACGACGTCAACGCGGAGTCGGTGGCCGAGCTGGCCGCCGACGGCGCGGTCGGCGCATCGTCGCTGGCGGACCTCGTGGCGCGGCTCGCGCCGCAGCGGACCGTGTGGATCATGATCCCCGCGGGCTTCGTCGACGGGACTCTCGACGGGCTGGTCGGCCTCCTCGATGCCGGTGACACGGTCATCGACGGCGGCAACTCCTACTACCGCGACGACCTTGGCCGCGCTGCCCGGCTCGGGGAACTGGGCGTCGACTACGTCGACGTCGGCACCTCCGGGGGCGTGTGGGGACTCGAGCGCGGCTACTGCCTGATGATCGGCGGACCCGACGCGACGGTGCGGCGGCTCGACCCGCTGTGGCGGGCGCTCGCGCCCGGCGCGGGCGAGGCCGAGCCGACGGCGGGGCGCGGCGAGCCCGCCGGCCGCACGGCCCAGGACGGCTACCTGCACTGCGGCCCGACCGGCGCCGGGCACTTCGTGAAGATGGTCCACAACGGCATCGAGTACGGGATGATGGCGTCGATCGCGGAGGGGATGGCCATCCTGGCCGGCGCCGACGCGGGGCTGACCGACCACGTCGTCGACGCCGAGACCGCGCCCCTGCGCGACCCGGAGAACTACCGGTACCGCTTCGACCTGGGCGAGGTCGCCGAGGTGTGGCGCCGGGGCAGCGTCGTCGGGTCGTGGCTGATGGACCTCACCGCCTCCGCGCTGGCCGCCGACCCCGACCTCACCGGCTTCTCCGGCCGCGTCTCCGACTCGGGGGAGGGCCGCTGGACGGTGCTCGCCGCCGTCGAGGAGGGCGTTCCGACGCCCGTCATCTCGGCCGCGCTCACCTCACGGTTCGCGTCGCGGGGTCTCGACGAGGTGGCCTCCAAGATCCTCTCGGCGCAGCGCGCGCAGTTCGGCGGCCACGACGAGCGCAAGCACCTGGGCTGA